In one window of Coralliovum pocilloporae DNA:
- the tmpA gene encoding 2-trimethylaminoethylphosphonate dioxygenase, which yields MPSFTDHSLSADGDILTVTMNDGTRLRFHAIWLRDNAQDETTRAPGNGQRLITLQDIPEGCHITSVEHPAAHTLRLHFAPEGKSLDYDADWLSRHAYDRQVTSEPGWIGDGISRWDSSLQQSIPTVDWSSACQKGSALRDWLAGVARYGFGTITGMPKDSGTLCDAAELFGYVRETNYGRFFEVRTEVNPVNLAYTGLGLQAHTDNPYRDPVPTLQLLSCLENTVDGGESIVVDGFRAIEILKAEMPEGFDVLSRYPARFAYEGSSGVALHSKKPMIELGPDGELVGFRFNNRSSAPIVDVPFDLMETYYKAYRLLGDIIERPEMEVSFKMNAGEMFIVDNTRVLHARTAFSSHGTRWLQGCYADKDGLLSTLASLSSQMPEAAE from the coding sequence ATGCCTTCCTTTACCGACCATTCGCTGTCTGCCGACGGTGACATTCTCACCGTGACCATGAATGACGGAACCAGACTGCGTTTCCACGCCATCTGGCTACGCGATAACGCACAGGACGAAACCACCCGTGCGCCGGGCAATGGCCAGCGGCTTATCACACTGCAGGATATTCCTGAAGGCTGCCATATTACCAGTGTCGAGCACCCCGCAGCACATACTCTGCGCCTGCACTTTGCCCCTGAGGGAAAGAGCCTCGACTATGATGCGGACTGGCTGTCCCGCCACGCCTATGACCGCCAGGTCACAAGTGAACCCGGCTGGATCGGCGACGGCATTTCCCGCTGGGATTCTTCCCTGCAACAGTCCATTCCCACGGTTGACTGGTCAAGCGCCTGTCAGAAGGGTTCTGCACTACGGGACTGGCTTGCAGGTGTCGCCCGCTACGGCTTCGGCACAATAACGGGCATGCCGAAAGACAGCGGTACGCTTTGCGATGCCGCAGAGCTGTTCGGTTACGTACGTGAGACCAATTATGGCCGGTTTTTCGAGGTCCGCACCGAAGTCAATCCGGTCAATCTGGCCTATACAGGCCTCGGACTTCAGGCCCACACTGACAACCCCTATCGTGATCCGGTTCCCACACTTCAGCTGCTGTCCTGCCTGGAAAACACAGTGGATGGCGGTGAATCCATCGTCGTTGACGGTTTCCGGGCCATCGAAATTCTGAAGGCCGAAATGCCTGAAGGGTTCGATGTTCTCAGCCGCTATCCGGCCCGCTTTGCCTATGAGGGATCATCCGGGGTCGCGCTTCACTCGAAAAAGCCGATGATCGAATTGGGCCCCGATGGCGAACTCGTCGGTTTCCGGTTCAACAACCGCTCCTCCGCGCCGATTGTTGATGTGCCGTTCGACCTTATGGAGACCTACTACAAGGCCTACCGCCTGCTCGGCGATATCATCGAGCGACCCGAAATGGAGGTCTCATTCAAGATGAATGCTGGTGAGATGTTCATTGTCGACAACACCCGCGTCCTTCATGCGCGCACGGCCTTCTCCAGCCACGGCACCCGCTGGCTGCAAGGATGCTACGCCGATAAAGATGGCCTTCTCTCCACCCTCGCCTCTCTTTCTTCTCAAATGCCGGAAGCAGCAGAATGA
- the tmpB gene encoding (R)-1-hydroxy-2-trimethylaminoethylphosphonate oxygenase, with product MTDIKLDRSNIVDFIGDIFKRRGADSYLGEEVTMSEHMLQGALLAEEAGASDELIAAALLHDIGHYTNEFPEDALEKGINNHHDTAGAAVLMPFFPSVVTDCVLHHVAAKRYLCATDPTYFDRLSDASVHTLNLQGGPMSEDEVTEFEKSPNLKDIIQVRFWDEEGKVKGRTTPDFDYYAPVLQRVVDRYMNAA from the coding sequence ATGACCGATATCAAGCTGGACAGATCCAACATCGTCGATTTTATCGGCGACATCTTCAAACGCCGTGGTGCCGATTCCTATCTCGGCGAAGAGGTCACCATGTCAGAGCATATGCTCCAGGGCGCTCTGCTTGCAGAAGAAGCAGGTGCATCAGACGAACTGATCGCCGCAGCCCTGCTCCACGACATTGGCCACTACACCAACGAGTTTCCGGAAGACGCGCTTGAGAAGGGCATTAACAATCACCATGACACGGCTGGTGCCGCTGTCCTGATGCCTTTCTTCCCGTCTGTGGTGACAGACTGCGTTCTGCATCATGTGGCAGCCAAGCGCTATCTCTGCGCCACCGACCCGACCTATTTCGATCGCCTGTCTGACGCATCGGTCCACACACTCAATCTGCAGGGTGGCCCGATGTCCGAGGACGAGGTCACGGAATTTGAGAAGTCCCCTAATCTGAAGGACATTATTCAGGTCCGTTTCTGGGATGAAGAGGGAAAAGTCAAAGGCAGAACCACACCCGATTTTGATTATTACGCTCCGGTTCTGCAACGGGTCGTAGATCGCTATATGAATGCAGCATAA
- a CDS encoding DUF2189 domain-containing protein: MAIDDRSDREDLAVDAKPAPPVVRQITADDLIEAVGAGLRDFRKAPFIGLFFGGLYAVGGWFLLYFLYAFDLPFMVYPLAAGFALVAPFVAAGVYDVSRQIEQGGSLSLSNAISAVWRRAGRDLGWMALVSTFAFLIWVDMAGILYLSFFGLNALELRVFLHEVFNTSHGLSFLFLGNLVGAVIAVIVFSVTVISFPILVDRDIDFVTAMVTSVRSVVRNPVPMLIWCAVIGLLLMMSLLSAFVGLWVVLPVLGHASWHLYRRVIEPVQES, encoded by the coding sequence ATGGCGATTGATGACCGGTCGGATAGGGAGGATCTGGCGGTTGATGCCAAGCCTGCACCGCCTGTGGTGCGTCAGATTACGGCTGATGATCTGATAGAGGCTGTTGGTGCCGGGCTCAGGGATTTTCGCAAGGCACCATTTATTGGGCTGTTCTTCGGCGGCCTTTATGCCGTTGGTGGCTGGTTTTTGCTTTACTTTCTGTATGCCTTCGACCTGCCATTTATGGTCTACCCGCTGGCTGCCGGGTTTGCCCTCGTGGCACCCTTTGTGGCTGCCGGAGTTTATGATGTGAGCCGACAGATAGAGCAAGGGGGAAGCCTGTCCTTGTCGAATGCCATCAGTGCGGTCTGGCGTCGAGCCGGTCGCGATCTGGGGTGGATGGCTCTGGTGTCCACATTCGCCTTTCTGATATGGGTGGATATGGCCGGTATTCTTTATCTCAGCTTCTTCGGCCTCAATGCGCTTGAGCTGCGTGTGTTCCTGCATGAGGTGTTCAATACATCACACGGGCTGAGTTTCCTGTTTCTTGGAAATCTTGTCGGTGCGGTGATTGCGGTCATCGTTTTTTCGGTGACGGTGATCTCATTCCCGATCCTGGTGGACAGGGATATCGACTTTGTCACTGCTATGGTCACCAGCGTGCGATCTGTGGTTCGTAACCCGGTGCCAATGCTGATTTGGTGTGCCGTTATCGGCCTTCTGCTGATGATGTCGCTGCTGTCTGCATTTGTTGGTCTGTGGGTCGTGTTGCCAGTTCTGGGACATGCATCCTGGCATCTTTACAGACGGGTGATTGAACCGGTGCAGGAGTCATAG
- the pbpC gene encoding penicillin-binding protein 1C produces the protein MVRFLKILVGLGGSITLVVMLALVSPGLGFLKELKASLPAVPDPGRLALSREVVDRDSHLLRAFQTPDGFWRLAVDKDKVDPVYLSYLMAYEDADFYRHSGVDYPALLRAALQYAWHGRPVSGGSTLTMQVARLLMKSSTRSLTGKAQQILFAWKLEAALSKEEILALYLHLAPFGGNVEGIRAASLAYLGKEPGRLTPAEAALLVALPQSPEQRRPDRFSDRLKVARDRVLHQVRDYGALGDDDLLAALKARAIRGRKAFPAYAPHLTERVAQQAGVSHRAPIRLHLERELQKRLEVYLSDVLPEREGLSGAVLVADIRTGAIRASVGSADYLDAERLGFVDMTRAIRSPGSALKPLIYGLAFDEGLAHPASLIEDRPTGFGSYQPVNFDGRYRGTVTVRDALTLSLNIPAVSVLDAVGPARMMTHMRKAGMTPVLPRGTHTGLAIGLGGVGVTLRDLVQLYAAIGNGGETIVLKDAPDGQQEGLSQNSVAPVAVLSENAAWYLSDILKDSPPPRGRKGGRIAFKTGTSYGYRDAWAIGFDGRTVIGVWVGRVDGAAVPSLSGLETAAPILFGAFDRLGADLEPLPGAPASVLISATDTLPQPLRHVRVRHGASAEAEPDPSFAFPPEGARLDISGQRAISLRVRDGRPPFFWFADGKPIGKTEFRRSFRWQADKGGFAELSVIDSRGRSAQISVVLQ, from the coding sequence ATGGTTCGTTTTCTGAAAATCCTTGTGGGACTTGGTGGCAGCATAACCCTTGTGGTTATGCTGGCGCTGGTTTCGCCCGGGCTGGGTTTTCTCAAAGAGCTGAAGGCCTCGCTGCCTGCGGTGCCTGACCCTGGGAGGCTGGCTCTGTCGCGCGAGGTCGTGGATCGGGATAGCCATTTGCTTCGAGCTTTCCAGACGCCTGACGGGTTCTGGCGACTGGCTGTCGACAAGGACAAGGTTGACCCGGTCTACCTGTCCTATCTGATGGCTTATGAGGATGCAGATTTCTACAGGCATTCCGGCGTTGATTATCCGGCACTGTTGCGGGCCGCCCTTCAATATGCCTGGCATGGTCGGCCAGTGTCTGGTGGCTCGACATTGACCATGCAGGTGGCGCGGTTGCTGATGAAATCCTCAACCCGGTCACTGACAGGCAAAGCGCAGCAGATCCTGTTTGCGTGGAAGCTTGAAGCGGCACTGTCCAAAGAAGAGATCCTGGCGCTCTATCTGCACCTGGCACCATTCGGCGGCAATGTGGAAGGGATACGGGCGGCTTCTCTTGCGTATCTGGGCAAGGAACCGGGCCGATTGACGCCCGCAGAAGCCGCATTGCTTGTGGCTTTGCCCCAGTCGCCTGAGCAGCGTCGCCCGGATCGGTTTTCGGATCGGCTGAAGGTTGCCCGCGACAGGGTTCTCCACCAGGTCAGGGATTATGGAGCACTTGGTGACGATGACCTGCTGGCAGCTCTGAAGGCGCGCGCCATACGTGGACGGAAGGCTTTCCCTGCCTATGCTCCCCATCTGACTGAACGTGTTGCGCAGCAGGCTGGTGTCAGCCATCGTGCGCCAATCCGCCTTCATCTGGAGAGAGAGCTGCAAAAGAGGCTTGAGGTTTATCTGTCTGATGTCCTGCCGGAGCGGGAAGGGCTTTCCGGTGCTGTTCTGGTCGCGGACATCAGAACCGGTGCGATCAGGGCATCTGTCGGCTCTGCTGATTATCTGGATGCGGAGCGGCTTGGCTTTGTTGACATGACGCGCGCTATCCGGTCTCCGGGATCTGCTTTAAAGCCGTTGATCTACGGTCTTGCTTTTGATGAAGGGCTGGCTCACCCGGCCAGTCTGATTGAGGATCGACCGACAGGTTTCGGCTCTTACCAGCCCGTCAATTTCGATGGACGCTACCGGGGAACCGTGACTGTTCGTGATGCGTTGACCCTGTCGCTCAATATTCCTGCTGTGTCTGTGCTGGATGCGGTTGGGCCAGCCCGCATGATGACCCATATGCGGAAGGCGGGTATGACGCCAGTCCTGCCCAGGGGAACGCATACGGGGCTTGCCATTGGTCTTGGCGGGGTGGGGGTGACCCTTAGGGATCTGGTTCAGCTTTATGCGGCAATTGGCAATGGTGGGGAAACGATTGTCCTGAAGGATGCCCCAGACGGACAACAGGAGGGGCTGTCTCAGAATAGTGTGGCTCCTGTTGCTGTTCTGTCTGAGAATGCCGCCTGGTATCTGTCTGATATTCTGAAAGACAGTCCGCCGCCGCGAGGGCGTAAGGGCGGGCGGATCGCTTTCAAGACCGGCACGTCCTACGGTTACCGGGATGCCTGGGCGATTGGCTTTGACGGCCGGACAGTAATTGGCGTCTGGGTCGGCCGGGTGGATGGTGCTGCTGTGCCGTCCCTTTCCGGATTGGAAACGGCCGCTCCGATCCTTTTTGGTGCTTTCGATCGCCTTGGGGCAGACCTGGAGCCGTTGCCTGGAGCGCCCGCAAGTGTTTTGATTTCAGCGACTGATACCCTGCCGCAACCGTTGAGGCATGTGCGTGTCCGGCATGGGGCAAGTGCGGAGGCTGAGCCTGATCCAAGCTTTGCTTTCCCGCCGGAAGGTGCGCGGCTGGATATTTCCGGCCAGAGAGCCATATCCCTGCGCGTGCGTGATGGTCGTCCTCCTTTCTTCTGGTTTGCGGATGGAAAGCCGATTGGCAAGACCGAGTTTCGGCGTTCGTTCAGATGGCAGGCTGACAAGGGTGGTTTCGCTGAGTTGTCGGTGATCGACAGTCGTGGTCGCTCAGCGCAAATCTCGGTGGTGCTCCAGTAG
- a CDS encoding alpha-2-macroglobulin family protein, whose product MFRLPRVLGLCLLSASLAGPALADRRLAVTDNADYPGHDYKTLKEVSREVCETACLDDRTCKAFTYNTSVSWCFLKDRVSEPVGFDGAVAGRVLEARTLDKSVEAQRLQELKFLTKAYRDERLSLKRDLEKAYGRTAGGYDDLVSYGISAASQNDFKGALSNFGAALLLDETDPVIWIRFATAALYFQTDNWNDRYQKQRWATAAAIQAYLATDTGDRDRASILSLLGKSLEVRSAWRDALRTYRASLDLVEDQQLRAVYNDLVGQHGFRVTSHQVDSESNTPRLCVNFSDPLPKAGFEPGHFVTIPGIDGLAVEHSGSQICIDGVEHGKRYRVSVRSGLPSADGEALLKSAELNLYVRDRSPWVGFSGRSYVLPNGEDAGIPVQTVNTDSVEAVLYRLGERNLPSVLDGRFLKQLTTYQAEKIANTSGEELWRGHVDVRSSLNQTVTTNIPVRDLIKDLQPGLYVLSARPAAALKEEWKPQASQWFIVSDIGLTSFTADDGLHVFARSLGTAEVLARANVRLVAKNNEVLGQTVTDAQGYAKFASGLLRGKGGNQPRLVMAELERGDYAFLDIAQAGFDLTDRGVAGRAAPGAVDLYLTTERGIYRPGERVHATVLARDRSGKALQDGLPLTAVLERPDGVEFKRTVIRDGGAGGYYLSEDLPEGAALGTWTLKVHTDVKRAPVATATVLVEDFLPDRLKLDVDLPGDVLDPDGAAALTVQADFLYGAPGAGLKLDGEVRVKPFDGDLPGLKGYRFGLHDDPSDTRFDTFASGVLTDDSGKAGLTLSLPPLPRTTRLYEAVATIRLHDTNGRTVEQQVRRPVRPDGTRLGIRPLFDGNAVDEGGTAEFDLALVDGQGHKRALKDVSWTLERLNTDYQWYFADGAWRYEPVTNSSRVASGTLDLTDDQANPLSVPVDWGRYRLEVRSGGQNATASSMVFDAGWYAEASATPSPDFLDISTDNPRYGIGEDVKLRINPRFAGQARISVLNGGLVHQQVVDVPEEGATVSLPVTENWGTGAYVTATLYRGSDREAGRLPQRALGIQWVSVDASDRTLAVTLDVPDRVDPRGPLTVPLSISNSKPGEAVFVTLAAVDVGILTLTDYQSPDPASWYYGQRALGVGLHDLYGYLLDPWAGEAGRVRSGGDGVTGGMKGKPPTQRLLAFHSGIVEVGPDGRAEVTFDLPDFNGTVRLMAMAWSASSVGRAEQDVLVNDPVVLTASTPRFLAPGDQSRVLVELANVRGPSGDYALTINPDRHLSLDDPAGQFTLTLEKGARVSVPVGLTARVSGEAELALSLKGPDGAELTSLARISVQSPAQPVRQREIVTLAANGGKLVLDEGYTDGFLIETLKTTISVTGTGALDVPGLVGALDRYPYGCAEQITSRALPLVYLDAVSLSAGLGADADIRKRVQTAITDVLSRQTSSGSFGLWYPTSGDFWLDSYVTDFLTRAREKGYSVPEVAYGLALDNLGNRIAYAPDFSSGGEDIAYALYVLARAGKASLGDLRYYADVKLASFSSPMAKAQIGAALALYGDKARSDKAFRASVNGLGQDPLAGARTFRRDYGSGIRDEAAVLTLASEAGSSVVNVSRLAVRLGRELGREAHHSTQEQAWSLLAANAMLQRADSLKLSLNGIAYSGPLYRTFSGDALGSKAVTLENQSDESISVALETVGRPVDPQPARVEGYSLSRTYYTIEGDRISPEQVNQNDRMVVVLSVSAEDRSGGRLMVVDPLPAGFEIENPNVRPNGDPKQFPWIGALANTEMTEARADRFAAAVTRSSQDTPGFKLAYMVRAVTPGVYHHPAALVEDMYRPTLRGTTGEGQVEVIGLRR is encoded by the coding sequence ATGTTTCGTTTGCCCCGTGTTCTCGGCTTGTGTCTGCTGTCGGCATCTCTGGCGGGGCCTGCTCTCGCAGACCGACGTCTGGCTGTAACGGACAATGCGGACTATCCGGGACATGATTACAAGACCCTGAAAGAGGTTTCCCGCGAGGTGTGTGAGACAGCATGCCTTGATGACAGAACCTGCAAGGCATTCACCTATAATACGTCAGTCAGCTGGTGTTTCTTGAAAGATAGGGTGAGCGAGCCCGTCGGTTTCGACGGAGCGGTGGCAGGTCGGGTGCTTGAAGCCCGAACCCTCGATAAGAGTGTTGAGGCGCAAAGACTGCAGGAGCTCAAGTTTCTCACAAAGGCCTACAGGGATGAACGCCTGAGCCTGAAGCGTGACCTGGAAAAGGCCTATGGCAGAACGGCCGGTGGATATGACGATCTGGTCTCATATGGAATCAGCGCTGCCAGCCAGAATGATTTCAAAGGTGCCCTGTCGAATTTTGGCGCGGCGCTGCTGTTGGATGAAACGGACCCGGTGATCTGGATCCGCTTTGCGACAGCTGCCCTTTATTTCCAGACCGATAACTGGAATGACCGCTATCAGAAACAGCGCTGGGCGACCGCTGCGGCCATTCAGGCTTATCTGGCGACAGATACCGGTGACAGGGATCGGGCATCCATCCTGTCTCTGCTTGGCAAGTCGCTTGAAGTGCGCTCTGCCTGGCGTGATGCACTCCGTACCTACAGGGCCAGCCTTGATCTGGTAGAGGATCAGCAATTGCGTGCTGTTTACAATGATCTGGTCGGGCAGCACGGTTTCCGGGTCACGTCGCATCAGGTGGATTCCGAGAGCAATACGCCCCGCCTTTGCGTGAACTTCTCCGACCCTTTGCCAAAGGCAGGGTTTGAGCCCGGCCATTTCGTAACAATCCCCGGAATAGACGGCCTGGCTGTTGAGCATAGCGGATCACAGATCTGTATTGATGGTGTGGAGCACGGAAAGCGCTATCGTGTGTCTGTCCGTTCCGGCTTGCCTTCTGCTGATGGCGAGGCCTTGCTGAAATCTGCTGAGCTTAATCTCTATGTGCGCGATCGTTCGCCATGGGTCGGGTTTTCGGGGCGATCCTATGTGTTGCCGAATGGAGAGGACGCAGGCATTCCGGTTCAGACAGTGAACACGGACTCTGTTGAAGCTGTTCTCTACCGCCTGGGCGAACGCAACCTGCCATCCGTTCTTGATGGTCGCTTCCTGAAGCAGCTGACCACCTATCAGGCAGAGAAGATTGCGAATACTTCCGGTGAAGAGCTCTGGCGTGGGCATGTTGACGTGCGGAGCAGTCTCAATCAGACCGTCACCACGAATATTCCTGTTCGAGACCTGATTAAGGATCTTCAGCCTGGACTATATGTGTTGTCCGCCAGACCTGCAGCCGCACTAAAGGAAGAGTGGAAACCGCAGGCGTCGCAATGGTTTATTGTATCCGACATCGGTCTGACATCCTTTACCGCAGATGATGGCCTGCATGTCTTCGCCCGCTCTCTTGGCACAGCCGAGGTGCTTGCCAGGGCGAATGTTCGCCTTGTGGCCAAGAATAATGAGGTTCTGGGTCAGACGGTTACGGATGCTCAGGGTTATGCAAAGTTTGCTTCGGGATTACTGCGCGGCAAGGGCGGCAATCAGCCCCGTCTTGTCATGGCGGAACTCGAGCGCGGGGATTATGCCTTTCTTGATATCGCGCAGGCCGGCTTTGACCTGACGGATAGAGGCGTTGCCGGGCGGGCTGCTCCAGGGGCGGTTGATCTCTATCTGACGACCGAGCGCGGGATCTATCGCCCTGGCGAGCGTGTGCATGCAACGGTGCTGGCGCGCGATCGTTCTGGCAAGGCGCTGCAGGATGGATTGCCGCTGACTGCGGTTCTCGAGCGTCCGGATGGCGTGGAATTCAAGCGGACCGTGATACGGGATGGTGGTGCCGGTGGCTATTACCTGAGTGAGGATCTCCCGGAGGGCGCGGCTCTCGGCACCTGGACGTTGAAAGTCCATACAGATGTCAAGCGTGCGCCTGTAGCCACGGCAACGGTTCTTGTTGAAGATTTTCTGCCGGACCGGTTGAAGCTTGATGTGGATTTGCCGGGCGATGTTCTGGATCCCGATGGAGCTGCTGCGCTAACCGTTCAGGCCGATTTTCTTTATGGTGCGCCGGGTGCCGGGCTGAAACTTGACGGTGAGGTGCGCGTAAAACCGTTTGATGGTGACCTGCCGGGGTTGAAGGGCTACAGGTTCGGTCTTCATGATGACCCGTCTGACACGCGCTTTGACACATTTGCCTCTGGTGTTCTGACAGATGATAGCGGCAAGGCGGGTCTGACATTGTCTCTGCCTCCTTTGCCGCGCACGACACGTCTTTATGAGGCCGTGGCCACCATTCGTTTGCATGATACGAATGGCCGAACGGTGGAACAGCAGGTCCGTCGCCCGGTTCGTCCGGATGGCACACGGCTCGGCATCAGACCCTTGTTTGATGGCAATGCCGTCGATGAAGGCGGCACTGCGGAGTTTGATCTGGCGCTGGTGGACGGGCAAGGGCACAAGCGTGCGCTCAAGGATGTGAGCTGGACCCTTGAACGCCTGAATACGGACTATCAATGGTATTTTGCCGATGGCGCATGGCGCTATGAGCCTGTGACCAACAGCAGCCGGGTGGCATCGGGCACACTTGATCTCACAGATGATCAGGCTAACCCGTTATCTGTGCCGGTTGACTGGGGGCGCTATCGTCTGGAAGTGCGCTCCGGAGGACAGAACGCGACAGCATCAAGCATGGTGTTTGATGCAGGCTGGTACGCAGAAGCATCTGCAACGCCGAGCCCTGATTTTCTGGATATCTCGACAGATAATCCGCGCTATGGAATTGGTGAGGATGTGAAACTCCGGATCAATCCCAGATTTGCAGGGCAGGCCCGGATCAGTGTTCTGAATGGCGGTCTGGTTCATCAGCAGGTGGTTGATGTTCCTGAAGAGGGAGCCACGGTTTCTCTGCCTGTTACAGAAAACTGGGGTACCGGTGCCTATGTCACAGCAACACTCTATCGTGGTTCTGACCGGGAAGCGGGGCGTTTGCCCCAGCGGGCCCTCGGTATTCAGTGGGTTTCCGTTGATGCTTCGGACAGAACGCTTGCGGTGACCCTTGATGTGCCGGACCGGGTTGACCCGCGAGGCCCCCTGACGGTCCCTCTTTCAATATCCAACTCAAAGCCGGGTGAGGCTGTCTTTGTGACCCTTGCGGCGGTGGATGTGGGTATCCTGACCCTGACAGACTATCAAAGCCCTGATCCAGCCAGCTGGTATTATGGGCAGCGGGCTCTGGGTGTCGGTCTGCATGATCTTTACGGCTATCTGCTTGATCCGTGGGCAGGAGAAGCGGGGCGGGTTCGTTCCGGTGGAGATGGCGTTACGGGAGGCATGAAAGGCAAGCCACCGACCCAGAGACTGCTCGCGTTCCATTCCGGTATTGTGGAGGTTGGGCCGGATGGTCGTGCTGAGGTGACGTTTGACCTGCCTGATTTCAATGGCACCGTGCGGCTGATGGCCATGGCCTGGTCCGCGTCGTCTGTCGGGCGGGCTGAGCAGGATGTTCTGGTCAATGACCCTGTTGTTCTGACGGCTTCAACACCGCGGTTCCTTGCGCCTGGTGACCAGAGCCGGGTGCTGGTGGAACTGGCCAATGTGCGCGGCCCATCCGGTGACTATGCACTGACAATTAACCCCGACCGGCATCTGTCTCTTGATGATCCGGCAGGCCAGTTTACGCTCACCCTTGAAAAGGGAGCCAGGGTTTCTGTGCCTGTAGGTCTGACAGCGCGTGTCTCTGGTGAAGCGGAACTGGCGTTGTCGCTCAAGGGGCCGGATGGTGCGGAACTCACGTCACTTGCCCGGATTTCGGTCCAGTCCCCTGCACAGCCCGTGCGTCAGCGCGAGATTGTCACTCTGGCGGCCAATGGCGGTAAACTGGTTCTTGATGAAGGCTATACGGATGGTTTTCTGATTGAGACGCTCAAGACAACCATATCTGTTACCGGAACCGGTGCTCTGGATGTGCCGGGGCTGGTTGGTGCGCTTGATCGCTATCCTTATGGCTGCGCTGAACAGATTACCAGCCGGGCCCTGCCGCTGGTCTATCTGGATGCGGTCTCCCTGTCGGCTGGTCTTGGAGCGGACGCGGATATTCGCAAACGTGTCCAGACCGCGATTACAGATGTTCTGTCCCGGCAGACCTCGTCAGGCAGTTTCGGGCTGTGGTATCCAACCAGCGGTGATTTCTGGCTCGATTCTTACGTGACAGATTTCCTGACGCGCGCCAGAGAGAAGGGCTATTCAGTCCCTGAGGTGGCCTATGGACTGGCGCTTGATAACCTTGGCAACCGCATTGCGTATGCCCCGGATTTCTCGTCCGGTGGAGAGGATATCGCCTATGCGCTCTATGTTCTGGCACGGGCTGGGAAAGCTTCTCTCGGTGACTTGCGCTATTATGCCGATGTAAAGCTTGCATCTTTCTCATCACCCATGGCCAAGGCTCAGATCGGGGCCGCGCTTGCACTTTATGGAGACAAGGCGCGGTCTGACAAGGCATTTCGTGCATCCGTGAACGGGCTTGGTCAGGACCCTCTGGCCGGTGCTCGAACATTCCGCCGTGATTATGGCTCGGGTATTCGGGATGAGGCTGCAGTGCTGACATTGGCATCGGAAGCCGGATCATCTGTTGTCAATGTGAGCCGTCTTGCCGTTCGCCTTGGTCGGGAACTGGGGCGTGAGGCCCATCACAGCACTCAGGAACAGGCCTGGTCGCTTCTTGCGGCCAATGCCATGTTGCAGCGGGCTGACAGTCTGAAGCTGTCTCTCAATGGTATTGCCTATAGTGGTCCGCTCTACCGCACCTTCAGTGGAGATGCGCTCGGCAGCAAGGCGGTGACGCTGGAGAACCAGTCAGATGAGTCGATCAGTGTGGCTCTTGAAACAGTCGGTAGACCCGTGGACCCGCAGCCCGCCAGGGTGGAAGGGTACAGCCTGTCGCGGACCTATTACACCATTGAAGGCGACCGTATTTCACCGGAACAGGTCAATCAGAATGACCGGATGGTGGTTGTTCTGTCCGTCAGTGCGGAGGACCGCTCGGGTGGCAGGCTTATGGTGGTTGACCCTCTGCCCGCCGGGTTTGAAATTGAAAACCCGAATGTGCGTCCCAATGGAGACCCCAAACAGTTTCCGTGGATTGGAGCACTTGCCAATACGGAGATGACTGAAGCGCGTGCTGACCGGTTTGCGGCTGCGGTGACGCGCAGCAGTCAGGATACGCCCGGGTTCAAGCTTGCCTATATGGTGCGGGCCGTCACTCCGGGTGTCTATCATCATCCGGCTGCGCTGGTGGAAGATATGTATCGGCCAACCCTGCGCGGCACCACGGGTGAAGGACAGGTGGAGGTGATCGGCCTGAGACGTTGA
- a CDS encoding VOC family protein, with translation MIDHITFGVADFDRSTAFYDQAFAPLGVRRLFDVPVEHSNGVKVTGYGDSRPWFWLAEERTTTGLLHIAFQARTAAEVDAFYAAAIRAGGTDNGPPGLRPHYHQDYYAAFVLDPDGHNVEAVCHRPDP, from the coding sequence ATGATTGATCATATCACGTTTGGTGTGGCCGACTTTGATCGGTCCACGGCCTTTTATGATCAGGCCTTTGCACCTCTTGGGGTCCGTCGCTTGTTTGACGTACCCGTAGAGCACTCCAATGGCGTGAAAGTAACGGGATATGGCGATAGCCGCCCCTGGTTCTGGCTGGCTGAAGAGCGAACCACCACCGGGCTGCTTCATATTGCTTTTCAGGCCAGGACTGCGGCTGAGGTTGATGCTTTCTATGCCGCAGCTATCCGCGCTGGTGGGACAGATAACGGGCCGCCGGGACTGCGTCCGCATTATCACCAGGACTATTATGCAGCTTTCGTACTTGATCCGGATGGCCACAATGTCGAAGCGGTCTGCCATAGGCCGGATCCTTGA